In Lewinellaceae bacterium, a single window of DNA contains:
- a CDS encoding caspase family protein: protein MKTPTFLIGFILCLAMGVNTYAQKEIPKVAGGNVYAVIVGISDYRNINDLSFADRDAEAFSEYIDITFPKARLVTLTNEQANSDTLLNALYDVLIDSDQGDTIIFYFSGHGDCESALVNQPGFLLTHDTPPHNYLIASLRIDDLKSMIASYVEGKESEVILFIDACRAGKLAERNTRGPSNTASLLLNLFDKEVLFLSCTPNQLSQEKSELNHGVFTYCLLKGLSGHADANHDNFLEVEELRRYLLDEVSEKTGRQQTPVTNGDPLKVVLMCPEMEKGLALTEKGNNKRFHRPAPFEQHPPSNAPDFSPNVDNLLRLSPEEVLKKFHQCLEKGNLIAPADDCANHYFQQYPSDSLHRKNKEKMLARLINELLRKSGEILLKYIYEGHSSILPADCGKAIKELRVARSLIPPGHFLYRTIASKQLFLHGLAQHYVASPDWQSAIDSLKESVEIEPSASYAYNELGIAASKLNEFQKAELYFDTAMALAPGWEFPEINLKNTKMIAEEKSHRRKNKSIISCGRVIFVKKGGYGNGSSWEQATDNLQEALLCAKPGSEIWVAFGKYFTTKDSNRTKSFVIPGGMKVYGGFAGYESSKEQRDVLKNLTILSGEIGQPTKDDNAYTVIYTKNASNSTVVDGFVVMGGSAAGSASHNPLHHKGAGWFNDASNGNSSPIIRNCIFMYNIAREGAGLYNFASNGTCEPSIENCKFIRNLSEVDGGAVFNDGNNGICRPKFTNCLFEENEAAYGAGMFNRAEYGKAVPNLRNCVFVANVAYIRGSGVYNDLSVDSKGVCDAIMNGCRFENSRSSVGTEIRSRFRNFDFLQKELKPSGNY, encoded by the coding sequence ATGAAAACCCCAACTTTCCTAATTGGCTTTATTCTCTGCCTGGCTATGGGCGTGAATACTTATGCACAAAAGGAAATTCCAAAAGTCGCCGGAGGTAATGTCTACGCCGTTATTGTTGGCATTTCTGATTACAGAAATATAAACGACCTGAGTTTTGCCGACCGGGATGCAGAAGCATTCAGTGAATACATAGATATTACTTTCCCCAAAGCCAGACTGGTTACGCTAACCAATGAACAAGCCAATTCCGACACTTTACTGAATGCCCTTTATGATGTTTTGATCGATTCTGATCAGGGGGACACGATCATTTTCTACTTTTCCGGCCACGGCGATTGTGAATCCGCCCTAGTCAACCAGCCTGGATTTCTTCTTACACATGACACGCCTCCTCATAATTACCTCATAGCTTCTCTTCGCATTGACGACTTGAAATCAATGATCGCAAGTTACGTTGAAGGAAAGGAATCGGAAGTGATCCTTTTTATTGATGCCTGCCGGGCGGGCAAACTGGCGGAGCGCAACACGAGAGGGCCAAGTAATACGGCTTCTCTGTTGCTTAATCTCTTTGATAAGGAAGTATTGTTTCTTTCTTGTACCCCGAATCAATTGTCCCAGGAGAAATCTGAACTGAATCATGGTGTTTTCACCTACTGCTTGCTAAAAGGGTTATCTGGCCACGCTGATGCTAATCACGATAATTTCCTTGAGGTGGAGGAACTGAGGCGTTATCTCCTGGACGAGGTATCAGAAAAAACGGGGAGACAGCAAACTCCTGTTACCAATGGAGACCCTTTGAAGGTTGTATTGATGTGCCCTGAAATGGAGAAGGGGCTTGCTTTAACAGAAAAAGGGAACAACAAACGATTTCATAGGCCAGCGCCATTTGAGCAGCATCCTCCGTCAAACGCACCCGATTTTTCTCCAAATGTCGATAACCTGTTACGGCTTTCTCCTGAAGAGGTATTAAAGAAATTTCACCAATGCCTAGAAAAAGGGAATCTGATTGCTCCGGCTGACGATTGTGCTAATCATTATTTCCAGCAGTATCCATCCGATTCCCTGCACCGGAAAAATAAAGAAAAAATGCTGGCCCGTTTGATCAATGAGTTGTTAAGGAAATCTGGCGAGATTTTATTGAAATACATCTACGAGGGGCATAGCAGCATTTTACCTGCGGATTGTGGAAAAGCAATAAAAGAATTGAGAGTAGCCAGGAGCTTAATACCTCCGGGCCATTTTTTGTACCGTACTATTGCCAGCAAGCAGTTGTTTCTCCATGGGCTTGCCCAGCACTATGTGGCCAGTCCAGATTGGCAATCCGCAATAGACAGTTTAAAGGAATCCGTCGAAATTGAGCCTTCCGCCAGTTATGCCTACAATGAGTTGGGAATTGCCGCTTCGAAGTTAAATGAATTTCAGAAAGCGGAATTGTATTTTGATACGGCGATGGCTTTGGCTCCAGGGTGGGAATTTCCCGAGATTAATCTTAAGAACACGAAAATGATTGCTGAAGAAAAAAGCCATAGGAGAAAAAATAAATCTATTATCAGCTGTGGAAGAGTGATTTTCGTTAAAAAGGGTGGTTATGGCAACGGTTCTTCCTGGGAACAAGCAACGGATAACCTACAAGAAGCACTACTATGCGCCAAGCCCGGAAGTGAAATTTGGGTAGCTTTCGGTAAGTATTTCACCACTAAAGACAGCAACCGTACCAAGTCTTTTGTTATTCCCGGTGGTATGAAGGTATATGGTGGCTTTGCCGGCTACGAATCTTCCAAGGAACAAAGAGACGTTTTGAAAAATCTTACCATCCTCAGTGGTGAGATTGGACAGCCCACCAAAGATGATAACGCCTACACTGTAATATATACTAAGAACGCCAGCAATTCTACAGTAGTGGATGGTTTCGTAGTCATGGGTGGCTCTGCTGCTGGTTCTGCTTCTCATAACCCGCTGCACCATAAAGGTGCTGGCTGGTTCAATGACGCCAGCAACGGCAACTCCAGCCCTATCATCCGAAACTGCATTTTCATGTACAATATCGCCCGCGAAGGCGCCGGCCTTTACAATTTCGCCAGTAATGGTACTTGCGAACCCTCCATTGAAAACTGCAAGTTCATCCGCAACTTATCAGAAGTTGATGGTGGTGCCGTATTCAATGATGGCAATAATGGTATATGCAGGCCTAAATTTACTAATTGCCTCTTCGAAGAAAATGAGGCTGCTTATGGTGCCGGCATGTTCAACAGAGCGGAATACGGCAAGGCTGTTCCCAATTTAAGAAACTGCGTTTTCGTTGCCAACGTCGCCTATATCCGGGGCAGCGGCGTGTACAATGACCTCTCGGTTGACTCTAAAGGTGTCTGCGATGCTATCATGAACGGTTGCCGCTTTGAAAACAGCAGATCTTCGGTTGGCACTGAGATTAGAAGCCGATTTAGGAACTTCGACTTCCTTCAGAAGGAATTAAAGCCTTCCGGCAATTATTAA
- a CDS encoding ATP-binding protein produces the protein MYVDRVLYKTVESRLSPGKAVILMGPRQSGKSTILDEVVRNSKLRVQRLDCDDAAVRARLEMQTLPSLQHMVGNADLILIDKAQRVKNIGLTLKIILDQIKSVRLLVSGSSSFELANQINEPLTGRKWEYTLLPFSVEELAGHHGAFEEERHLHSRLLFGMYPEVVLNAGQEREVLNQLATSYLYKDIFTFQELRKPELLDKLLKALAFQVGSEVSYNKLAEVVSSDISTVQRYIDLLEKTFIVFRLQAFSRNLRNELRLLCHLRRSKLGKLSIRQC, from the coding sequence ATGTACGTTGACCGGGTCTTATATAAAACGGTCGAATCCAGGCTTTCGCCAGGTAAGGCCGTTATTCTGATGGGGCCGCGCCAGTCCGGGAAGTCTACCATCCTGGATGAGGTCGTGCGGAACAGTAAATTAAGGGTGCAGCGATTGGATTGTGACGATGCGGCCGTGCGGGCCAGGCTGGAAATGCAAACCCTTCCAAGTTTGCAACACATGGTAGGGAACGCGGATTTGATCCTGATCGACAAAGCCCAGCGCGTTAAAAACATCGGATTGACGCTCAAGATCATCCTGGACCAGATCAAATCGGTGCGGCTGCTGGTGAGCGGTTCCTCCTCCTTTGAATTGGCCAATCAGATCAACGAGCCGCTTACCGGGCGCAAGTGGGAATACACCCTGCTTCCATTCTCGGTTGAGGAGTTGGCTGGCCACCACGGCGCCTTTGAAGAAGAACGCCATCTGCACTCCCGCCTTCTCTTTGGGATGTACCCGGAAGTAGTGCTCAATGCCGGGCAGGAACGGGAGGTTCTGAACCAATTGGCCACCAGTTATTTGTATAAAGACATCTTCACGTTTCAGGAGTTGCGGAAACCGGAACTGCTTGACAAATTGCTGAAGGCGCTGGCCTTTCAGGTCGGCTCGGAAGTCTCCTACAACAAACTGGCGGAGGTGGTGAGCAGCGATATTTCCACGGTACAGCGTTACATCGACTTGCTCGAAAAGACATTTATCGTTTTCCGCCTGCAGGCGTTCAGCCGCAACTTGCGCAATGAATTAAGGCTGCTTTGCCATTTAAGACGCAGCAAACTCGGTAAACTTTCGATAAGACAGTGTTGA
- a CDS encoding aldehyde dehydrogenase gives MTPDKYIKNYIDGALAPAISGQYLDNYNPATGKVYSHLPDSDGHDVQRAVEAAERAYREWSMAEPRTRFRLLMRIADIIEQNMEAFARAETMDSGKPLSMSMSVDIPRAQSNFRFFATSVMQFGSESHHSAGESINFTLRQPLGVVGCISPWNLPLYLFTWKIAPALATGNCVVAKPSELTPMTAYLLSKACIEAGLPAGVLNIVHGLGPKAGQAIVEHPKVKAISFTGGTSTGQQIARTAAPVFKKLSLELGGKNPNIIFADCNFDEMMVNTLRSSFSNNGQICLCGSRIYVERPLYEQFREELVKRTQFLKVGDPFSTVADLGALVSQQHLEKVQSYLSLAEVEGGTILCGGNRLEMQGEFEGGYFLRPAVIEGLPLECRTNQEEIFGPVVTIAPFDTEEQALALANGTRYGLSATVWTQDISRANRVAEQLQAGIVWVNCWMVRDLRTPFGGVKNSGVGREGGFEALRFFTEAKNVCIKYG, from the coding sequence ATGACACCAGATAAGTACATCAAGAATTACATCGACGGCGCGCTGGCGCCGGCTATCTCCGGGCAGTACCTGGACAATTACAACCCGGCCACCGGCAAAGTGTACAGCCACCTGCCCGATTCGGATGGCCATGACGTGCAGCGCGCGGTGGAAGCCGCCGAGCGCGCTTACCGGGAATGGTCGATGGCGGAGCCGCGCACGCGGTTCCGCTTGCTGATGCGCATTGCCGACATCATCGAGCAGAACATGGAAGCCTTTGCCCGGGCGGAGACGATGGACAGCGGCAAGCCACTGTCCATGTCGATGAGCGTTGACATTCCCCGGGCGCAGTCCAATTTTCGTTTTTTTGCGACATCCGTAATGCAGTTCGGTTCCGAGTCGCACCATTCGGCGGGAGAATCCATCAACTTCACGCTGCGCCAGCCCTTGGGGGTGGTGGGTTGTATTTCTCCCTGGAACCTGCCGCTCTACCTTTTCACCTGGAAGATCGCCCCGGCCCTGGCTACGGGCAACTGCGTAGTGGCCAAGCCATCGGAGCTGACGCCTATGACCGCCTACCTGCTTTCCAAGGCCTGCATCGAGGCGGGGCTGCCGGCAGGGGTGCTCAATATCGTCCACGGGCTTGGCCCCAAAGCCGGGCAGGCCATCGTGGAGCATCCGAAAGTGAAGGCCATTTCCTTCACCGGAGGAACCTCCACCGGCCAGCAGATCGCCCGGACGGCGGCGCCGGTATTCAAGAAACTTTCACTGGAGCTGGGGGGCAAGAACCCCAATATCATCTTTGCCGACTGCAATTTCGACGAGATGATGGTCAACACCTTGCGGTCGTCCTTCTCCAACAACGGGCAAATCTGCCTGTGCGGCTCCCGTATTTATGTGGAGCGCCCCCTCTACGAGCAGTTCCGGGAGGAACTGGTCAAACGCACCCAGTTCCTGAAAGTAGGCGACCCTTTCTCTACCGTGGCCGACCTGGGCGCGCTGGTGTCCCAACAACACCTGGAAAAGGTGCAGAGCTATCTTTCTCTGGCGGAGGTGGAGGGCGGCACCATCCTCTGCGGCGGCAACCGGCTGGAGATGCAGGGAGAGTTCGAGGGCGGTTATTTCCTGCGCCCGGCGGTGATCGAGGGGCTGCCGCTGGAGTGCCGCACCAACCAGGAAGAGATTTTTGGCCCGGTGGTGACCATCGCTCCCTTTGACACCGAGGAGCAGGCCCTGGCCCTGGCCAACGGCACCCGTTACGGCCTTTCGGCTACAGTCTGGACGCAGGATATTTCGCGCGCCAACCGGGTGGCGGAGCAGCTGCAGGCCGGCATTGTATGGGTGAACTGCTGGATGGTGCGCGACCTGCGCACACCCTTCGGCGGCGTCAAAAATTCCGGCGTCGGCCGGGAAGGCGGTTTCGAAGCCCTTCGCTTTTTCACAGAAGCCAAAAATGTTTGCATAAAATACGGTTAG
- a CDS encoding tetratricopeptide repeat protein — protein MTYKTIFSGQLEFGNERSFERVQQMFEHRAENYYRLVLLVKQEDIFNEENLTLEIPRLITMATEKEWRNTINMLEFIVQYAIAGDLSAWMVEEGKIIGHRHIEPKGDKAAVQAFLRGRELVKESGKEAEAMKALSRAIDKFSRHAKAYERRGFVNYQLHNYKDALYDYSKSIDINPDAAEPFLGRAIVKITLEDYAGAVQDLASAIKGSIPLQPMYWQSRRIKADCHLHLEEYEKAATELKFFTRRAFTPDDPNYRWRKRAFFNYGRALLETGKYADSIKAFDEAMNIDGPADEISEAEQLLYRGMALKKAGKGGFKKDWEEAANRGSKRAAELLEQAAA, from the coding sequence ATGACTTACAAAACCATTTTTTCCGGGCAGCTCGAATTTGGCAACGAGCGAAGCTTCGAACGCGTTCAACAGATGTTCGAGCACCGGGCCGAGAACTACTACCGGCTGGTCCTTCTGGTCAAACAAGAAGACATCTTCAATGAAGAGAACCTGACGCTGGAGATTCCCCGCCTCATCACCATGGCTACGGAAAAGGAATGGCGCAACACCATTAACATGCTGGAGTTCATTGTCCAGTACGCCATTGCCGGCGACCTCAGCGCCTGGATGGTGGAAGAGGGCAAGATCATTGGCCATCGCCATATAGAACCCAAGGGGGACAAAGCGGCGGTACAGGCTTTTCTACGGGGCCGGGAGTTGGTTAAGGAATCCGGAAAGGAAGCGGAGGCGATGAAAGCGCTCAGCCGCGCCATCGATAAATTTTCCCGCCACGCCAAAGCTTATGAGCGCCGGGGTTTCGTCAATTACCAGTTGCACAACTATAAAGACGCCCTCTACGATTATTCCAAGAGTATAGATATCAACCCCGATGCCGCCGAGCCTTTTCTGGGCAGGGCAATCGTGAAAATAACGCTGGAGGACTACGCCGGCGCCGTGCAAGACCTGGCTTCCGCCATTAAGGGTTCCATTCCCCTGCAGCCCATGTACTGGCAGTCTCGCCGGATAAAAGCCGATTGCCACCTGCACCTCGAAGAATATGAGAAGGCGGCCACGGAGCTAAAGTTTTTCACCAGGAGGGCCTTCACCCCCGATGACCCCAACTACCGCTGGCGCAAGCGGGCCTTCTTCAACTACGGCCGCGCCTTGCTGGAAACCGGCAAATATGCCGACTCCATTAAAGCCTTCGATGAAGCCATGAATATCGATGGCCCTGCCGATGAAATATCGGAGGCCGAACAACTGCTCTACCGGGGCATGGCCCTGAAAAAGGCAGGCAAAGGGGGGTTTAAGAAAGATTGGGAAGAGGCCGCCAACCGCGGCTCCAAACGGGCAGCGGAACTGCTGGAGCAGGCTGCTGCCTGA
- a CDS encoding PD40 domain-containing protein: MPYRLLPILAFLLSFSIGASAQQYLTERDVSGKTLKLYEEARQHLNAVRNAEALEALEKALQKEPAFIDARLMYADLNLQMERYVEAEQSFEAALALGPDYAPLAYFLCARAEFEQQKFEDAVGHLEQYLQSGKAKGSRKTEAERLLASARLAADARNNPVLFNPQSLGPGVNTELPEYLPSLTADGEKLVFVRVVGRQEDFYLSQKKNGRWEEAIPLENINHPQLSEGAQSIAANGKSIVFTACERKEGMGRCDLYIAEMKNGQWQPARNLGSPINTKGWESQPSLSADGNTLYFVSDRQGGQGLIDLWVSRKDTAGHWGEPQNLGPTINTAEREQAPFIHPDGQTLYFMSDGHPGLGGFDIYFSRLQPDGSWGTPQNLGYPINTEANEGAFIVSLDGATAYFSTDRAGVLDSLMPEDRKLLRRASDIYSFELYPEARPQPVTYVKAIVREAGTRRPLIAEVDFIKLKSGQSHVQAQTDEEGEFLVVLPMGEDYALNVSKPGYLFHSENFALAEASSLTEPFLLEIELSPISEPTAGEPAAKPVILKNVFFETASAALRPESTAELTRLKDLLEDNPGLAIRINGHTDNVGSEEDNQLLSENRAKAVYDFLVEKGIPEERLQYKGYGESKPIATNYTAEGRQQNRRTEFEVVREGRR; the protein is encoded by the coding sequence ATGCCTTACCGCCTTTTACCGATACTGGCATTCCTGCTTAGTTTCAGCATTGGCGCTTCCGCCCAGCAATACCTGACCGAACGCGATGTATCGGGCAAAACCCTGAAACTCTACGAAGAAGCGCGGCAGCACCTCAATGCCGTCCGCAACGCCGAGGCATTGGAGGCCCTGGAAAAGGCGCTGCAAAAAGAGCCCGCCTTCATCGACGCCCGCCTGATGTACGCCGACCTCAATTTGCAGATGGAGCGTTACGTAGAGGCCGAACAATCCTTTGAAGCGGCGCTGGCCCTTGGCCCCGATTACGCGCCCCTGGCCTATTTTCTGTGCGCCCGGGCGGAATTTGAGCAGCAGAAATTTGAAGATGCCGTTGGCCACCTGGAACAATACCTCCAATCGGGAAAAGCCAAAGGCAGCCGGAAAACGGAAGCTGAACGCCTGCTGGCCAGCGCCCGCCTGGCCGCCGATGCCCGCAATAACCCCGTTCTTTTCAACCCCCAAAGCCTGGGGCCGGGCGTCAACACAGAACTGCCCGAGTATCTGCCCTCCCTTACCGCCGATGGAGAAAAACTGGTCTTTGTGCGGGTCGTTGGCCGGCAGGAGGATTTCTACCTCAGCCAAAAGAAAAACGGCCGGTGGGAAGAGGCCATCCCTCTGGAAAACATCAACCACCCTCAATTGAGCGAGGGCGCCCAGAGCATCGCCGCCAACGGCAAGTCCATCGTATTCACCGCCTGTGAGCGAAAAGAAGGAATGGGGCGTTGCGACCTCTACATTGCCGAAATGAAAAACGGCCAGTGGCAGCCCGCCCGCAACCTGGGCAGCCCCATCAACACCAAAGGATGGGAATCGCAGCCCTCCCTTTCCGCCGACGGCAACACGCTGTACTTCGTCAGCGACCGGCAGGGCGGGCAGGGGCTGATCGACCTCTGGGTGAGCCGAAAGGATACCGCCGGGCATTGGGGCGAACCCCAGAACCTGGGGCCAACCATCAACACCGCCGAACGGGAGCAAGCTCCATTCATCCACCCGGACGGGCAGACGCTGTACTTCATGTCGGATGGCCACCCTGGCCTGGGCGGGTTCGATATTTACTTTTCCCGCCTCCAGCCCGATGGAAGTTGGGGCACCCCTCAAAACCTGGGCTATCCCATCAATACCGAAGCCAACGAAGGCGCCTTCATCGTCAGCCTCGACGGGGCCACCGCCTATTTCTCCACCGACCGGGCCGGCGTGCTGGATAGCCTGATGCCCGAAGACAGAAAACTGCTGCGCCGCGCTTCCGACATCTACAGCTTTGAGCTTTATCCGGAAGCCCGGCCGCAGCCGGTAACCTACGTGAAAGCCATCGTCCGGGAGGCAGGCACGCGCCGCCCCCTCATTGCCGAAGTAGACTTTATAAAGCTGAAAAGCGGTCAGAGCCACGTACAGGCCCAAACCGATGAGGAGGGAGAATTCCTGGTGGTGCTGCCCATGGGCGAAGACTATGCCCTCAACGTCTCGAAACCCGGCTACCTGTTCCACTCGGAAAATTTTGCCCTGGCGGAAGCAAGCAGCCTCACCGAGCCCTTCCTGCTGGAGATAGAACTCTCCCCCATCTCCGAACCCACGGCCGGGGAGCCTGCCGCCAAGCCGGTCATTCTGAAGAATGTGTTCTTCGAGACGGCCTCCGCCGCCCTGCGCCCGGAGTCCACCGCCGAGCTCACCCGCCTGAAGGATTTGCTGGAGGACAACCCCGGCCTGGCCATCCGCATCAACGGCCATACCGATAATGTAGGCTCGGAGGAGGACAACCAACTGCTCTCGGAAAACCGGGCTAAGGCGGTTTATGATTTTCTGGTGGAAAAAGGGATTCCTGAAGAGCGGCTGCAGTACAAAGGCTACGGGGAAAGCAAGCCAATCGCCACCAACTATACGGCGGAAGGGCGGCAGCAGAACCGGAGGACGGAGTTTGAGGTGGTGCGGGAAGGCCGGCGTTAA
- a CDS encoding sigma-70 family RNA polymerase sigma factor has protein sequence MNKESQDLLEALLSGDNEGIREIYRLYLSRASNLITRNGGSADDAKDIFQEALIILYEKASKPGFSLNSSLYTLIYGICRNLWGNRLQKKSNSNVTFSEDDKYRFDHDIEKSIEEAEENRIFWDAFGQLGEDCQKLMRLFFDKTKMEKIAELMGYGSVNYAKKRKFQCKERLVDLIKADGRFQELKL, from the coding sequence ATGAATAAAGAAAGCCAGGATCTTTTGGAAGCACTGCTGTCCGGCGACAATGAAGGCATCCGGGAGATTTATCGGTTGTACCTGTCCCGTGCGTCCAACCTCATTACCCGCAACGGCGGCAGTGCCGACGACGCCAAAGATATTTTCCAGGAGGCGCTCATCATCCTGTACGAAAAGGCCAGCAAGCCGGGCTTCAGCCTCAACAGTTCCCTGTACACCCTCATCTACGGCATCTGCCGGAACCTGTGGGGCAACCGGCTGCAAAAAAAGTCAAACAGCAACGTAACCTTTTCCGAAGACGACAAATACAGATTCGACCACGATATAGAAAAGTCGATCGAAGAAGCGGAGGAAAACCGAATCTTCTGGGATGCATTCGGCCAGCTCGGCGAGGACTGCCAAAAACTCATGCGGCTTTTCTTTGATAAAACAAAGATGGAAAAAATTGCAGAACTGATGGGCTACGGCAGTGTGAATTACGCCAAGAAGCGCAAATTTCAATGCAAAGAACGCCTCGTCGACCTGATTAAGGCCGACGGCCGGTTTCAGGAGTTGAAACTGTAG
- a CDS encoding DUF58 domain-containing protein gives MKNLYLTNRFFWLFGALVVLFVISFWAPLLFPVAQGIFVLALALVLLDVVLLFNRRVELHAERQLPRIFNLADANAVKLEVENRSQLPLAMTLIDELPPQFQIRDFEKHLYLKPGELQLISYELRPVERGAYTFGDINAFLASIIGLVERRYIVPQEMSVPVYPSILQMKQFELRAFGRTTHHKGIKKIRRIGHSYEFEQIKNYVRGDDYRSINWKASSRRNVLMVNQYQDERAQQIYCIIDKSRAMRMPFEGLSLMDYAINTSLVISNIALQKYDRAGLITFSDKIGATIKADSKPTQINKILMALYKEEERPLEANYELLYYAARKLINGRSLILLYTNFESSYALERVLPILRRINTFHLLVVVFFENTEIRDFVEARVETLEDIYHQTIARKFLTEKSQMVQKLQQYGIQAILTRPEDLSINTVNKYLELKSRGLI, from the coding sequence TTGAAAAACCTCTACCTCACCAACCGTTTCTTCTGGCTGTTCGGCGCCCTGGTGGTGCTCTTTGTGATCAGTTTCTGGGCGCCGCTCCTTTTTCCGGTGGCTCAGGGCATCTTCGTGCTGGCGCTGGCGCTGGTATTGCTGGACGTAGTGCTGCTGTTCAACCGCCGGGTAGAGCTGCACGCTGAACGCCAACTGCCCAGAATTTTCAACCTGGCGGATGCCAACGCAGTGAAGCTGGAGGTGGAAAACCGCTCCCAACTGCCCCTTGCCATGACGCTGATCGATGAGCTGCCTCCTCAGTTTCAAATCCGCGATTTTGAGAAACACCTCTACCTGAAACCCGGAGAACTGCAACTAATCAGTTACGAACTGCGGCCGGTGGAGCGGGGAGCATATACTTTCGGCGACATCAACGCCTTCCTGGCTTCCATCATCGGGCTGGTGGAACGGCGCTATATCGTGCCCCAGGAGATGAGCGTGCCGGTCTACCCCTCCATCCTGCAGATGAAGCAGTTTGAACTGCGCGCCTTCGGCCGCACCACCCACCACAAAGGCATCAAGAAAATCCGCCGCATCGGGCACAGCTACGAGTTCGAACAAATTAAAAACTACGTGCGCGGGGATGACTACCGCAGCATCAACTGGAAGGCCAGCAGCCGCCGCAACGTCCTCATGGTCAACCAATACCAGGACGAACGGGCGCAGCAAATCTACTGCATCATCGACAAGAGCCGCGCCATGCGCATGCCCTTCGAAGGGCTCAGCCTCATGGATTATGCCATCAACACCAGCCTGGTCATCTCCAATATTGCGCTGCAGAAGTACGACCGCGCCGGCCTGATCACCTTCTCCGACAAGATCGGCGCCACCATCAAGGCCGACAGCAAGCCCACCCAGATCAACAAAATCCTCATGGCCCTGTACAAGGAGGAGGAGCGCCCCCTGGAAGCCAACTACGAACTGCTCTACTACGCCGCCCGCAAGCTGATCAACGGCCGCAGCCTCATCCTGCTGTACACCAACTTCGAAAGCTCTTATGCCCTGGAGCGCGTACTGCCCATCCTGCGCCGCATCAATACCTTCCACCTGCTGGTCGTCGTATTTTTCGAAAATACCGAAATCCGCGATTTCGTCGAGGCCCGGGTGGAAACCCTGGAAGACATTTACCACCAGACCATTGCCCGTAAATTCCTCACCGAAAAATCGCAGATGGTGCAGAAACTGCAGCAATATGGCATACAGGCCATCCTCACCCGCCCGGAGGATTTGTCGATCAATACAGTGAATAAGTACCTGGAGTTGAAGTCGAGGGGGTTGATTTAG
- a CDS encoding MoxR family ATPase, with product MPIDEINENKSQRPEEAQEEPEQQPENEGIENWRHNHLDVVKVKVASSRIKEELSKVIVGQEELMELLLAGLLSGGHVLLEGVPGIAKTLAAKLMARTLDVDFSRIQFTPDLMPSDVLGTTVFNMKTSEFSFNAGPIFSNIILIDEINRSPAKTQAALFEVMEEYQVTVDGDTYPMGFPFFVIATQNPIEQEGTYKLPEAQLDRFLIKIKLNYPSLDEEKAILRRFRNDFKMSQRTDVKAVFTAQEIRECQALIEQVHIKEDLLDYIAHIIHDTRNNGDLFLGASPRASLAIMKMAKAVAAMNGRDFVTPDDIQYVAYPVLNHRIILTPEREMEGYTTEDVIKGIIQKIEVPR from the coding sequence ATGCCTATTGACGAAATCAACGAGAACAAGAGCCAGCGGCCGGAAGAGGCACAGGAAGAGCCAGAGCAGCAGCCGGAAAACGAAGGCATTGAAAACTGGCGGCACAATCACCTGGACGTGGTCAAAGTGAAGGTAGCATCCAGCCGCATCAAAGAGGAACTGAGCAAGGTTATCGTCGGGCAGGAAGAACTGATGGAGCTTCTGCTGGCAGGCCTCCTGTCTGGCGGCCACGTTTTGCTGGAAGGGGTGCCTGGCATCGCCAAAACCCTCGCTGCTAAACTCATGGCCCGTACACTGGACGTCGATTTCTCCCGCATACAGTTTACCCCCGACCTCATGCCCAGCGACGTGCTGGGCACCACGGTCTTCAACATGAAGACTTCCGAGTTTTCTTTCAATGCCGGCCCTATCTTCTCCAATATTATCCTGATCGATGAGATCAACCGCTCGCCGGCCAAGACCCAGGCGGCCCTCTTCGAGGTGATGGAAGAATACCAGGTCACGGTCGACGGAGATACTTACCCCATGGGCTTCCCCTTTTTCGTAATCGCCACTCAAAACCCGATCGAACAGGAAGGCACCTACAAGCTGCCGGAGGCTCAGCTCGACCGCTTCCTGATCAAGATCAAGCTGAACTACCCCAGCCTGGACGAAGAGAAAGCCATCCTGCGCCGTTTTCGCAACGACTTCAAAATGTCGCAGCGCACGGACGTAAAGGCCGTTTTTACCGCCCAGGAAATCCGCGAATGCCAGGCCCTGATCGAACAGGTACACATCAAGGAAGATCTGCTGGATTATATCGCCCACATCATCCACGATACGCGCAACAACGGCGACCTCTTCCTGGGCGCATCCCCCCGGGCGTCGCTGGCCATCATGAAAATGGCCAAGGCCGTTGCCGCTATGAACGGCCGGGATTTCGTCACCCCGGATGATATTCAATACGTCGCGTATCCCGTGCTCAACCACCGCATCATCCTCACCCCGGAACGGGAAATGGAGGGCTATACGACGGAGGATGTGATTAAGGGCATTATTCAGAAGATTGAGGTGCCGAGATAA